A single genomic interval of Malania oleifera isolate guangnan ecotype guangnan chromosome 11, ASM2987363v1, whole genome shotgun sequence harbors:
- the LOC131168069 gene encoding LOB domain-containing protein 25 has protein sequence MHMASSSYSGSPCAACKFLRRKCLPDCIFAPYFPPEEPQKFANVHKIFGASNVSKLLNEIRPDQREDAVNSLAYEAEARIKDPVYGCVGAISVLQRQVFRLQKELEATNADLIRFTCNETSGGLPAFPGTGPGGFVNQMAPGRQRYVQFGRGMDHEGESNFDHQGSSLGFPGYPSHWTDSTSGDGHESGG, from the coding sequence ATGCATATGGCTTCCTCTAGCTATTCTGGTTCCCCTTGTGCTGCCTGCAAGTTCTTAAGGCGAAAATGCCTGCCCGATTGCATTTTCGCGCCGTATTTCCCTCCCGAGGAGCCCCAAAAGTTCGCCAATGTTCACAAGATCTTTGGTGCAAGCAATGTGAGCAAACTTCTCAATGAAATTCGCCCGGATCAGAGGGAGGATGCGGTGAACTCGCTTGCCTATGAGGCCGAGGCGAGAATAAAAGACCCTGTCTATGGCTGCGTCGGGGCGATCTCGGTCCTCCAAAGGCAAGTCTTTAGGCTACAGAAGGAGTTGGAGGCCACAAATGCTGATCTCATAAGGTTCACTTGCAACGAAACCTCGGGGGGGCTGCCTGCGTTCCCTGGGACCGGACCGGGCGGGTTTGTGAACCAAATGGCACCTGGCAGGCAAAGGTATGTGCAGTTTGGGAGAGGGATGGATCATGAAGGGGAGTCCAATTTTGATCATCAGGGTTCTAGTTTGGGTTTTCCTGGTTATCCTTCTCACTGGACTGATAGCACTTCAGGAGATGGTCATGAGAGTGGAGGCTAG